The genomic window ACACCACGCCGCCGATGATCACGTTATGGAAGTGGGCCACCAGGAACAGGCTGTTGTGCAACACGAAGTCGGCTGGAGGCACTGCAAGCAGCACCCCGGTCATACCGCCGATCGTGAAGGTGATCATGAAACCGATGGTCCACAACATCGGCACCTCGAAGCGGATGCGGCCGCGGTACATGGTGAACAGCCAGTTGAATATCTTCGCCCCGGTCGGGATGGAGATGATCATCGTGGTGATGCCGAAGAACGAGTTGACGCTGGCACCCGAACCCATGGTGAAGAAGTGATGCAACCAGACCAGGTAGGACAGGATCGTGATGACGATCGTCGCGTAGACCATCGAGGCGTAGCCGAACAGGCGCTTGCCCGAGAAGGTCGAGACCACTTCGGAGAACACGCCGAACAACGGCAGGATCAGGATGTAGACCTCCGGGTGACCCCAGATCCAGATCAGGTTGACGTACATCATGGCGTTGCCACCGAAGTCGTTGGAGAAGAACGCAGTGCCCACGTAGCGGTCGAGCGCCAACAACCCGAGGACGGCGGTCAGCACCGGGAAGGCGGCGACGATCAACACGTTGGTGCAGAGCGCGGTCCAGGTGAAGATGGGCATCTTCATCAGACCCATGCCCGGTGCGCGCATCTTGACGATCGTCGCGATCAGGTTGATGCCCGACAGCAGCGTGCCGATGCCCGCGACCTGCAATGACCAGATGTAGTAATCGACCCCTACGTCTGGGCTGTAGGCAATCCCCGAGAGCGGTGGATAGGCCAGCCAGCCGGTGCGCGCGAAGCCGCCGAAAAACAGCGACATCATGACCAGAACGGCGCCACTGGCCGTCATCCAGAAACTCAGGTTGTTGAGAAACGGGAATGCAACGTCGCGTGCGCCGATTTGCAACGGTACTGCGAAATTCATCAACCCCGCGATCAGCGGCATGGCGACGAAGAAAATCATGATCACGCCGTGCGCGGTGAAGATCTGGTCGTAGTGATGGGGCGGCAGGTAACCCACCGAATCGCCGAAGGAGACGGCTTGTTGCAAGCGCATCATGATGGCGTCGGAGAAGCCGCGCAGCAGCATCACCAGACCCAGAATGATGTACATGATCCCGATTTTCTTGTGGTCGATGCTGGTGAACCATTCGCGCCAGAGGTAGCCCCATACGCGGAAATAGGTCAGGGCGCCAAGCATCGTTGCGCCGCCGAGTCCGATGGCGATGAAGGTCACCAGCAAGATCGGGTCATGAAAAGGGATCGCGTCCCAAGTAAGGCGGCCGAAGACGAGCTTCGTAATATCTAGATGGTCGAACATCGTGGGTCCGGGTGACGAAAATTAGGCTGCGCAATGCGGCGCAGTGAGAGGCAATCGGGTTGAAGTAGCTTTGAGGGCAGTCGCGCGATGCGGATGCTCGTCAGAGCGGACGGTCCGCGGGAGACAGCGCGATGTCTGCCGGATAGTCGCGGGCGGTGCACATCGCACCGACGTACAGCCGTGCGGGCTTTGGGTCGACGCCGGGTGCCGGGCGGGCAGCAGAAGCACTCGAGGCCAAGTTGACCGCGCCAGGAATGCCGAGACCACCCCTTGCGTCGATTGCCATCATTTCTTTCATGCACATCTTGTTGTTCTCGACGCAGCGGTTCAGGATGGCTTCGTACAGTCCGGTTGCCACGGTGGCATACCGACGTACCGGGTCGCGCTCGCTGGGCTGTTCGAGCTGCTTGTAGCCATCGCGGGTCAATTCCGTTTTGTCGGCCTTGGCGGTTTCGACCCACTTGTCGAACTCGGCCGTGCTCATGCCGTGGAACTTGAAGCGCATGCCGGAAAAGCCGGCGCCGCTGTAGTTCGCTGAA from Variovorax sp. PAMC28562 includes these protein-coding regions:
- the cyoB gene encoding cytochrome o ubiquinol oxidase subunit I; this translates as MFDHLDITKLVFGRLTWDAIPFHDPILLVTFIAIGLGGATMLGALTYFRVWGYLWREWFTSIDHKKIGIMYIILGLVMLLRGFSDAIMMRLQQAVSFGDSVGYLPPHHYDQIFTAHGVIMIFFVAMPLIAGLMNFAVPLQIGARDVAFPFLNNLSFWMTASGAVLVMMSLFFGGFARTGWLAYPPLSGIAYSPDVGVDYYIWSLQVAGIGTLLSGINLIATIVKMRAPGMGLMKMPIFTWTALCTNVLIVAAFPVLTAVLGLLALDRYVGTAFFSNDFGGNAMMYVNLIWIWGHPEVYILILPLFGVFSEVVSTFSGKRLFGYASMVYATIVITILSYLVWLHHFFTMGSGASVNSFFGITTMIISIPTGAKIFNWLFTMYRGRIRFEVPMLWTIGFMITFTIGGMTGVLLAVPPADFVLHNSLFLVAHFHNVIIGGVVFGAFAGINYWFPKATGYKLDPFWGRVSFWFWITGFWFAFMPLYVLGLMGVTRRMSHFDDPSLQIWFQIAAFGAFLVALGILSMLIQFYVTFRDRAKLRDTTGDPWDGRTLEWSTSSPPPPYNFAFTPQVHDGDAWTDMKKRGYVRPLQGFIPIHMPKNTGAGIILAGLSAVFGFAAIWHMWPLAALSFLAIVVVAIGHTFNYKREFYIGADEVFRIESERTQLLASHV